From one Lycium ferocissimum isolate CSIRO_LF1 chromosome 7, AGI_CSIRO_Lferr_CH_V1, whole genome shotgun sequence genomic stretch:
- the LOC132063372 gene encoding peroxiredoxin-2F, mitochondrial isoform X2, producing MASAMLKRTTMIKSMFQTLRSYASISVGTDLTVAAPNVSLQKARSWDEGVSSKFSTTPLQDLFKGAYTGVCSMQHVPSYKNNIDKFKAKGIDSVICVAVNDPYVMNGWAEKLQAKEAIEFYGDFDGSFHKSLDLTIDLSAALLGPRSHRWSAYVVDGNVKVLNVEEAPSDFKVSGGDVILGQI from the exons ATGGCATCAGCAATGTTAAAGAGAACAACAATGATAAAGTCTATGTTTCAAACCCTGAGATCCTATGCTTCTATTTCTGTAGGGACTGATCTTACTGTAGCTGCACCTAATGTTTCTTTACAAAAAGCTCGATCTTGGGATGAAGGTGTCTCCTCCAAATTCTCTACTACCCCTCTCCAAGATTTATTCAAG GGGGCGTACACTGGAGTTTGTTCAATGCAACATGTACCTAGCTACAAGAATAACATTGATAAGTTCAAGGCCAAAGGAATCGACTCTGTGATCTGTGTTGCTGTGAATGATccgtatgttatgaatggttgggcAGAAAAGCTACAAGCCAAAGAAGCT ATTGAGTTTTATGGTGATTTTGATGGAAGCTTCCACAAGAGTTTGGACTTAACAATTGATCTCTCTGCTGCTTTGCTTGGACCTCGATCTCATAG GTGGTCGGCGTATGTGGTTGATGGGAATGTTAAGGTTCTCAATGTTGAAGAAGCTCCTTCTGACTTCAAGGTTTCTGGCGGAGATGTTATTTTGGGACAGATCTAG
- the LOC132063372 gene encoding peroxiredoxin-2F, mitochondrial isoform X1, with amino-acid sequence MASAMLKRTTMIKSMFQTLRSYASISVGTDLTVAAPNVSLQKARSWDEGVSSKFSTTPLQDLFKGKKVVIFGLPGAYTGVCSMQHVPSYKNNIDKFKAKGIDSVICVAVNDPYVMNGWAEKLQAKEAIEFYGDFDGSFHKSLDLTIDLSAALLGPRSHRWSAYVVDGNVKVLNVEEAPSDFKVSGGDVILGQI; translated from the exons ATGGCATCAGCAATGTTAAAGAGAACAACAATGATAAAGTCTATGTTTCAAACCCTGAGATCCTATGCTTCTATTTCTGTAGGGACTGATCTTACTGTAGCTGCACCTAATGTTTCTTTACAAAAAGCTCGATCTTGGGATGAAGGTGTCTCCTCCAAATTCTCTACTACCCCTCTCCAAGATTTATTCAAG GGTAAAAAAGTTGTAATCTTTGGCCTTCCT GGGGCGTACACTGGAGTTTGTTCAATGCAACATGTACCTAGCTACAAGAATAACATTGATAAGTTCAAGGCCAAAGGAATCGACTCTGTGATCTGTGTTGCTGTGAATGATccgtatgttatgaatggttgggcAGAAAAGCTACAAGCCAAAGAAGCT ATTGAGTTTTATGGTGATTTTGATGGAAGCTTCCACAAGAGTTTGGACTTAACAATTGATCTCTCTGCTGCTTTGCTTGGACCTCGATCTCATAG GTGGTCGGCGTATGTGGTTGATGGGAATGTTAAGGTTCTCAATGTTGAAGAAGCTCCTTCTGACTTCAAGGTTTCTGGCGGAGATGTTATTTTGGGACAGATCTAG
- the LOC132062524 gene encoding uncharacterized protein LOC132062524, translating into MEGEDDLFFADLSKQISLLIMDDNEHENSSVYRSSADSVQAFSHVMHPATRAPYVNEQNNRRETSKGTGVFIPLSSQPRRKNRQARHFSSNTKTQGDTQRELSQVPYNTINPPHYSSLNPSRRFS; encoded by the exons atgGAAGGAGAAGATGATTTATTTTTTGCAGATTTGAGCAAGCAAATCTCTCTTTTAATAATGGATGATAATGAACATGAAAACTCTTCAGTTTATCGCTCTTCTGCTGACTCTGTTCAG GCCTTTTCACATGTAATGCATCCAGCTACAAGAGCACCTTATGTAAATGAGCAGAATAATAGAAGAGAAACTAGCAAAGGAACTGGAGTTTTCATCCCTCTTTCTTCACAACCAAGAAGAAAAAACAGGCAAGCAAGACATTTTTCATCCAATACCAAGACTCAAGGAGACACTCAAAGAGAACTTAGTCAAGTCCCTTATAACACTATTAACCCACCTCATTATAGTTCACTAAATCCTAGTAGAAGattttcttaa